Proteins encoded in a region of the Takifugu flavidus isolate HTHZ2018 chromosome 8, ASM371156v2, whole genome shotgun sequence genome:
- the znf385a gene encoding zinc finger protein 385A isoform X4, translating to MSEDAAAHCHADAETQTYTSACSAHTGGPMQLQSHTEEKKMDPVQKAVINHTFGVPLIKTKRPIISCNVCQIRFNSESQAEAHYKGNRHARRVKGIETSKSRPQDGDKPHAVPPTTSPSPIGASGTTPDSEPSKADEPQPLSQSNGPLLAPGPLPPLTTPPTPPMDSPVPSVCLMPTPTPPPSSTSPGCSSSGGSEQVGPGQLVLAGSSASASSSPSNPETEEDKAKKLLYCSLCKVAVNSLSQLEAHNKGTKHKTILEARSGLGPIKAYPRLGPKPSGEQGGGPVDPNTQERTFHCEICNVRVNSELQLKQHISSRRHRDGMAGKPNPLLSRHKKHRGADLTSSLTFSKDLTKALGAGLLPNPLAVAAAMAAAASSNPLALRAAAPAPHPHHHLLQGPPLSHAILRPAPGPIRTTHGPILFSPY from the exons ATGGACCCGGTGCAGAAGGCCGTCATAAACCACACCTTCGGGGTACCACTGATCAAGACCAAGCGGCCCATCATCTCCTGTAATGTCTGCCAAATCCGGTTCAACTCAGAG AGCCAAGCAGAAGCTCATTACAAAGGAAACCGCCATGCCAGGAGGGTCAAAGGCATCGAGACCTCTAAGAGTCGCCCTCAAGATGGGGATAAACCTCACGCTgtgccccccaccacctccccttCCCCGATCGGAGCCTCTGGCACCACCCCAGACAGCGAGCCAAGCAAAGCTG aTGAACCGCAGCCTCTGTCCCAGTCAAATGGGCCCCTACTCGCCCCAGGGCCCCTTCCCCCTCTGACCACCCCACCGACCCCACCCATGGACTCCCCCGTGCCCTCCGTGTGCCTCATGCCcacacccacccctcccccgtcctccacctcccctgggtgcagcagcagcggcggctcAGAGCAGGTCGGGCCTGGGCAGCTGGTTTTGGCAGGTTCCAGCgcctcagcctccagcagcccGTCGAATCCAGAGACGGAGGAAGACAAGGCCAAGAAGCTGCTGTACTGCTCACTGTGCAAGGTGGCCGTCAACTCCCTGTCACAGCTGGAGGCTCACAACAAAG GTACAAAACACAAAACTATTCTTGAGGCACGCAGTGGGTTGGGTCCTATTAAAGCTTACCCTCGCTTGGGCCCCAAACCCAGCGGAGAGCAGGGCGGGGGGCCGGTGGACCCCAATACTCAGGAACGAACCTTCCACTGTGAGATCTGCAACGTGCGGGTCAACTCTGAACTTCAACTTAAACAG CACATATCAAGTCGAAGGCACCGAGACGGCATGGCGGGCAAACCTAACCCCCTTCTCAGCCGACATAAGAAGCACAGGGGAGCTGATCTGACG TCTTCTCTGACCTTCTCTAAGGATCTCACCAAAGCTTTGGGTGCGGGGCTTCTGCCCAACCCCCTGGCGGTTGCCGCGGCAATGGCCGCCGCAGCGTCTTCCAACCCGCTGGCTCTCCGCGCAGCAGCCCCCGCACCCCACCCGCACCACCATCTATTGCAAGGCCCACCGCTGAGCCACGCCATCCTGAGGCCTGCGCCGGGGCCCATCCGCACCACGCACGGGCCCATCCTCTTCTCTCCGTACTGA